The Budorcas taxicolor isolate Tak-1 chromosome 16, Takin1.1, whole genome shotgun sequence genome includes the window AAAATGTCaagatcagaaggaaaaaagagcgATAGGCTCCAAACTGAAGATGCTGAGAGAGGCACGACAGCTGCAGGCAACGAACGACTGAACCTGATGAAAGAAGCCGACGGGACGGCCACCGAAACCTCGGGGCTTCAGGCGCGACAGCAACGTTCACACCTGATGCATTCTAGCCAGGAGGCAGGAATCTCCCGAGTCTGTCACCGGACAGTGACTATGAAGGATGACGTCCTTGTTTGTAGGAATCACTCTCTGATGTGTACCAGCCACGATCCTGAGATGAAGCCCATCGTTCAGAGATGCATCTTCGCAACTGGGAGAGAGGGGATATGCCCACCCACCTCCAAGAGCAAGTTCAGGGACTGAAGGAGATAAAAGGATGTGAGGCCATCGGACAGCGGTCAACTGTGCTCCCGCCCTTTGTCACACACAGCCCAACCTGAAAATTAAGGCTCCCGGAACAGGAGTTTCAAGGCTACCTAAAGCCACACGCTAACAACGCTCCTCCTGGGGAGAAAAGCCTTGATTCCTGCGCTGTCTCTGTCCTCCGCAAAGGCGCCCTGACCGCCCACCTGAATGCGCTGGCGCAGGCGGTGCCGCTGGGGGGGCACAGGCAGGCCCCCCACCAGGAGCGCGGTCCTCAGGCAGGGCAGGCCGCTCATCAGCTCCTTGGCCTGCCGCTCGATCTGGATGGCCAGCTCCCGTGTGGGCGTGAGGACCAGCCCCGACGGCGATTTGCTCTGCAAAGATGGAAACACACCCGCGATGAGCTGCCGCTGCTGCGGACTCCAGTGTGCGAGGCAACCCCAGGAGCACCTCCCCTCGGAAAGAGATCCCACCAGCCCAACCGCCTCCTGCTCCCTGCAGACTGCTCCTCCAAAACCCTCAGAAACTACACCCATCTACCACAGAACATGGGTGCACAAAGAGAGTTCAAAACAGGAACCAGGGAGAGGCGCCTGCGATAACCACGGCGGCAACGTGGACGCTTGGCTCCTTGTCAGCTGGACTGTGTTATCTCGGGCCATCCTCCTCCAAGGAAGAGAGGCCTGCTGGTCTCCATGAAGAGCTGGGTCAGGCCCGGCATCATCTCCTGGTTTCCCCTTAGTGCCTTGTAGATTCACTTCTGTCTTTGTCCAAAAGCCTTATAGTGTACAAATATtctattaggttggccaaaaaattcatctgttttcccataagatgttacagaaaaactcaaacattttggccaacccaaagtTCTGGGTTGATTTTCATCCGTATCTTGACCATCTagtccttctttttattttttttctcacattaTCTTCTACTTCAGTttagttttctgaaattccctttctCTTGTCTTCCTTCACCTGTTATTctcacccccttccctcctgccatACTTCAAACCTCATAAACTCACCAGTACTTGGTGAATAATCACTCAGAATGCCTTTTAGTCTCCTTACGTGCGGGAATGCTTATAAACGAGCAAAAAAGGCAAGGTGGTATCATTTTTAAGGTGAAACAGAGATCACCCTTAGTGATATATGCTGAAACTCCACAATAGTCTTTTGAGTTTGGTATCAGGTATTTCAAGACACAAACTCAAAGGACGCTAGACACCAAAATCACAGCTCATCTGGCCAGCAGGACTTTGCCCCCAAAGCCAAAGCATGCAAGTTCCTTAAATAGAAAATTCGttaaaaagaaaccattttggaagtgatttctttttttcagaccTTCAGTGAAGACATTGGTTCAACATAATACAATCGAGTCCCAGTTACTAACGGTCTAGGTATTCAGTTCCAGTCCCAGTTCTTTAACAAGCTTGAGGCTGACGCTGGATAAACCTCTCACCTGTTTGAGCTCACACAGGTGAGCTCTAACTCACCTGAGACAGAGCTCGCACAATGACCGGAAGCAGGAAGGCGGCCGTTTTCCCGGAGCCGGTGTCGGCGCTGGCCAGCACGTCCCTACCCAGAAGGCCCACCGGAATCATTTGCATCTGGATGGGAGTGGGCACCTCGTAACCGGAGGCCTTCAGGTTGCGGTTTAGGGCCTCGGGGAAGCCGCAGTGCTCAAAGTCAACGATGGGCCTGGGGACGCCTCGGCCTCGGACCGTGATCCCCAGCTGCCGCCTGAGGGTCTCAATCTGGTCCTCCCGAAGGTGCGCGACGAAGGCGTGCTCGGTGTAGACGTAGGGGGCAGGGCCCGGCGCCGCCGGCTCGGAGCCCGCTTTCTGGGGACGGCTCGGCTGGGACGCCGCTTCCGCGCCCCTCACCTGCAGCAGGTGCTTCGCTTTACACTCCAGGCTGCACACGTCTTCGTCCGTCTCGTCGCACACGTACTCGCCGTACCGCCCGCACACCACGCATACCGGCTCCCCGGGCTCGGCCTGCCGCTGGGTTTTGGAGAAGGACTTCACCGGCTCTTCGGGGAGATCGCCAGCCTGTGTCCCTGGCTCGGAGTCGGGCAGAGTCCCTTCGGACACTGGGCCAGTAGGCCCAGGGATAGGGCGCGGTTGGGCCCCCTGGTGGGCCGCTGCGGCAGCCCCTTTGGTACCCGAGGCATCGGCGAGACCATCCCCACTTGCATCCAGCCCCCGGTCTTCTGCCTCGGGTTTCACTTTCTTGGCTACATAACTTCCACTGTCATCGTTAGCGTTCCGCTTGATTTTCAGGGATCTTGGAACGAACATCCTTCAATACTCTGCGGAAGAAATTATACCCTGATTTATTTTACTCTCATTAAAGTCACGGATAAAGCGCCCTAAAGTCATCACGTCCCTGGGCTATGCCTCCAAAGAACAGAGAAGACAGTGCTGACCTCAGgattccctcccaccctcccagtcCCCCTGGTGAAGACAGTCCTGGCCCCACGCTGCACACGGATTCGCACCACTGACCTCTGTCTGTGGGCTGCCTTGCACTCTGACATAAGCAGACATCACAGAAATTCTGGAGTAGACCTTTCTGTTACACGCCCACACAGAAAATACAAGAAGAGGGCTACTTCGCAACTGGAGTCTTTACAAAAGCGCAAGCATCAACAGTAACACGTGCCCAGAGGTTACTACGTCCCAGCGTCGTCCCAAGGGCACACGCATGTTCTGTTGTGACCTGTGCTACAAGTTCAGGTCTCACCGGGGACTCAGCACCTGCGGGGCCAAGGGACTCTGAGAACACACCTCGGTGCGTGCAAGCTCGCAACTACAGCTCTTCCCATTTACAACAGAAACTGGGTTTTGCAAAATGACAGCAATTGGGAACAGGCATTTAACCTAATTTGGGGGCTGCAAATTTGCTGAGAAACATTTTCCCGCAAAAAAATTCTTAGGATACATTGCCAGGTTCCATTTTCCCGGAAAAATTCCAACAGAAAAGCAAGTGAGGGCCTAGTCACAACCTCAAGTCTCCGAAAAGGTCGAGGGGGCGGGTGAGGAAGGCGCGGCCGCACGCGAGCGGGGAGAGCTCGGAACTGCCGTCCCGCAAGCGGAACCGAGGCGGCGCGAGCGCGGCCGCCAATCCGCGACCCTGCTCCGCACACTGACGTCGCCGCTCCGCTCCTCGGACGCCGGCCCCCCGGCGGCCACGCACGCAGAGGCGCGTGACGTCACGGCGCCGCCCGCacgaggggtgggggcggggacggCGGCGCAGGGGAGGCGACCGCGCAAGGCCCAGCCCGCCGCCGCGGCCCGGAGCCCGCGGCCCGCACGAGAGGAGCAGGACAGGAGGCAGGCCGAAGCCGCGGGGCCGGAGCCACGCTCACCCGCGCGGACTGCGGCCGTGTCAGCTCCCGCTCGGGGCGGCTCCCCTTGAGGCACTGGGCCGGGCTTCCGGCCGACGAGCCCGCAGCGTGCGGCCACCCTGCTGCGTGGGGACGGCGTGGAGGGCGGGATCCACCTCTCCGGGTTTTGGGAGGCGCCGCggcgcgcggggggcggggccagcgcgggggcggggcccgaCTGGGAGCggcaggggaggggcggggccgggcggcttCCGGGCCGGGGTACGTCGCCGAGCCGCGCTGGAACGGGCAGGTTCCGGGGAGAGGGGCAGGCGCGGGCATCGCGGAAGAACTCTCGTCATCGGGTGGGCGGGGCGGAAGGGAAAGAGTCGGGGCGCCAggagtggggcgggggcggggagcccGCACcctgggaggcggggcggggcgtgcCGGGGAGGGCGGCGCCGGGTGGGCCCAGAGCTGCGATGGGCTTCCAGCCGGCGAATAACGGGAATTAACGGAGCAGCTTTAGTCTGCGTGTGGATACCCTGGGTCTTTGCACACACGCCCCCGCCCCCGACGCCAAGGACAGGCGTGCGGTTCGGTGCTGGGTTGGTCCCCGGGGGTCGCACTTCTCTGCAGCTGGTCCCCGAGCCGCTGGCAGTAAATTAAGGGCAGAGgtaggggcaggaaggagggcgCAGAACTCCAGGACTTGAGCTCTTGCAGACTGATACCAGATGCAGTGAAATCAGACTAAGTCGGAAAGCACATCAACGAAACAGAAGTCCGTTACTCCGTGAGGTTTTCGGTACTGAGTACATAAGCCTGCACCTCCCGAATCCTACCCCTGCTTCTTCGCTCGACCACCACTGTCCTGAACTTGGTCTCTCTTCGCCATTCTTAGTCGTTTCATCATGGTTGGAGGCATTCCCAAAcgctctgttttcatttttctctttttgagctTAATAAAGATAACATGTAGCCTTGTGGGATTTACTTTTATCATGGAACGCTTCTCTGATTCTTCCAAGTTGTCAAGGGTAAGGAAGCAGATCATTTATTTTCGCTGCTGTAATGATTCTGTGAAGTAGTTTATGTCCTGTTTACCCATTTTTCTGTGGACACTTCACTTGTCTTCACTATTTTGTTACTGGAGGCCGACTGACCGTGAAGCTAATGGAATCTGCGTGTAAGGACCCTCACTCCCATGGGTCTCTTCCGTAGTCCTGAAAGGGAAGCGTCGGTCGCCATGGTcgtgttcagtagctaagtctgtctgactctttgggaccccatggactgtagcacgctaggctttcctgcccttcactgtctcccagagtttgctcaacctcatgtccatggagttggtgatgccctccaaccacctcatcctctgtcactcccttctcctgccctcagtctttcccagcatcagggtctttcccaaagagttgactcttcacatcagcttcagcatcagcgttagtccttccattgaacattcagggttgattgcctttaggactgagatggtttgatctccttactgtccaaggggctctcaagagtcttctccaacaccatggttcaaaagcatcaattttttggtgctcagcttttcttatggtccaattctcacatccatacatgactactggaaaaaccatagctttgactagatggatcttggttggcaaactgatgtctctgctttttactatactgtctagtttgtcatagctattcttccaagaagcaagtgtcttttaattttgtggctgcagtcaccgtccgcattgattttggagctcaaggaaATGCAGTTTGACACTGTTTGCCAcattttccccgtctatttcccatgaagtgatgggaccagatgccatgatcttaggtttttgaatgttgagttttaagccagctttttcactctcctctttcaccttcaagaggctctttagttcctcttcattttctgccattaaagtgatattacctgtatatctgaggttgttggtgtttctcccggcaatcttgattccagcttgtgattcatccctgcatttcacatgatgtactctgcatataagtaaaatagagTTTTCTATTTAAAgggtcacattttttaaaagctttttattttgtattggaatgtAGCCCAATACAGCGTTACCACGGTGATAGTTCCAGGCAGAGGCGCAGGAGCGCAgccatgcgtgcacacacacccattctcccccaagccccGCCCCGTCCGGGCTGCCACAagacactgagcagagctccccGTGCTGCGCAGGAGGTAGAGGGTCCCGGGGAAGTGATGACAGCCTTGTTttcacttgcttttctttctcccgGGTTAAGTGATGACAGCCTTGTTgtcacttgcttttctttctcttacctTATCACGGTGGCTATAGTCTCCAGTACAGAGGTGAATGTTTGTGATGATAGCAGACATTCCTGTCTagttcctgattttaaaataccTTAGTTCACATGTTTCCCTGTTAGGAATCATGTATTTTTCAGGCTTTTTCAAATACCCTTTACCAAGTTAAGAAAGTTCTCTTTCATTCTGAATTTGCTGAAAATTTCCTCATGAGTGAGTATTAGATTTTATCACATGCTTAGTTTTCTCTCTTAATCTGTTGAAGTCAGCAAAAACACTGCCCCCTTATCTGTCAGtattaagaatatatttatagGTTTTTCCAATGTTAAATACCTTTGTTTTCTTACAATAAACCTAATTTGGCCATAATACATATATTATCTTTTAGCTGGTATCTTATTTAGGATGTTTATGAGTAAGgttgatttataattttcctttcttatacTATCCCTGGTCTTACAGGCACCAAAGAATAAGTTGGGAAatacttcctttttttccctccttttttctctGGAATAATGTATACAGTTCTGAAATAACCCGTCTGCTCGAAGTTTGGCGAAACTCCCTGTAAGACTGTCTGGGTGTGGAATTTCTTCGTATGAGTAGAAGATTTTCACCTTTAGATTCACTATTTTTAATAGTCATAGATCCATTCGACATTCCTTAGGAATTCTTGAGTCAGCTTTTCTaagttacattttttaatgttcttttcaactgtttaattttcacttttaaaagttttccattgtatcttttaaaaatgccatatatataatattatgtctTTTTTATTGATACTGACttgatctttcatttttttcctactagATCTCACTAGAAAGTTTGTTTCATTATATGCTTTTCAAGAATCATCTTTTGACCTTGTTAATACATAtgcaaatttgttttctgtttcagtgATATATGTGATTTCTCTCTTACTACTGTCTTCAGattattgtttttcagttaaATGAGTTTAGTATATTCATCTttaatctttctgtttttctaatatAAGCATCTAAGGTTATAAGTTTTCCTGAAATtactgctttttctgcatcccacaggttttgataCACAGTGTTTCTACTCAGTTCTGTTATTTTTCAGTATgcattattatttcttctttaaaccaTCAGTTATTTAAAGACGTTttaattgaaaatgtatttatgtgttttatgtatatatttgttacACTATGGATGGAATCAAGGAACCTTGAGACTTGCTCTGTTAGGTACTCCGTGGCCAGTTTCTAGAAATATTCTAAGCCAAAGAAGAGTGCTGATCTCACCAACAGGTAGACAGGTGCAGTGATGTATATCGAGTAAATCGAGCTTGGTAGCTCAGGTTTTCTGCATTTTTACTGATGCTCACGTTCAGACTCACCTTATCAGTCTGCCTCTCACCCACTGATGCGCAGTGAAGTAGATCCGTCGCCCATCAGATGATGAGTTTGTCCATTCCTCCCTCTAGTTCCAGCCGTTTTAGTGTTGTGTATTTGGGAGCCATTTTACTTTAGAATCAGTATGTGCAAAGCAATTTCAGCGTTGCTATGTCTTAGAGTCTTAGATCTGGATGCGTTCGCCAGAGTCCAGTCTTGGTCCCTGCCACGCTCCATGCCCAGGCAGGAGGAACTCTTCCACGGCACACGGCCAACTGACTCCAAAGGACTTTTAGAGGCAGTGAACTCCTTCCCTCACAAGGAAGTCCGGTTCTTTGTTGACGATCTCTGCTTGATTATATTTGCCATCTGATTAGACTCTAGAGCCAGCCTTATGCAAAGCGCTTTACAAACATTATCATGTTTAATTCTCAGCTGTTGTtttgtctctcagttgtgtctgactctctgtgaccccgtggactacagcccaccaggctcctcagtccatggcattctccaggcaagaacactggagtgggttgtcatgccctcctccagggaaccttctcaacccaggaatcgaacccgcatctcttgcactggcaggcggattctttaccattagcactaccTGACCTTTACGTTGAGCCTAAAACCATTCCCCTTTCACTTCCAGTCATGGGACCTGGCTCTAACCATCATTTCAAGCATTCTCAGCACTGTAATCCCTTGGAAACCTCAGGAATAGTTGAAGCTAATATGTGGTACATAACCCTGTCCAACTCTCATTAGTTTCCTCGTAGAAGCTTTGGACCCTTGCCATGTTCTGTTCTTACCGTGACTTTAGGAAAAGTAGtcagtctttttgtttttccttttccaaaaacaAGTCAGTCTTTACATGCTCCATTCTTAATGTGCAGCCTGGTGAGTTAAACCATTTCTGCATGTGAGTCGGGCATGGTAGAGGAAGCCCAGTATTTTAACATGAAGTTCTTCATCTCAGGGTTAAAAAGTCAACCTCAGGACCGCTCAGGTCTCACATGTGACTCTTCCATAAGAGAGCTCAGATTCAGATTTCCTCTCCGGTCACCAGAGCACAGTCTAACCAACCTAAACTGAGACTCCTCTCTCTGAGTCAGCACCAGCATGGCTCTGGGGCTGCCTTTTAATTGTGGGGCCGTGGAAAGCCTCACCTGTGGCAGGTACGAGGGAATCCGAGGGCATGACGCACGCAGGGCTGCTGCGCATTATGCTTTGTGGCAGGGAGGGACAGGATGACTCGGTTAGACCGGAGGTGCGGATGCGCACACCCTGCACAGCCATGCCCAGCGCTTGCCTGAGAACCGGAAATGACTCACGACTGTGAGCTGACCCGTATGGCATTCTCGTGCACTGCTGAGACACGCACCAGACTAAGAGTGTCTGTCATTCTCTCCTGCCGAGGAGCTTCAGTCTCACTCCTATTGTTTGTAGCTCCTCCTCACTCTTTTAATGTGGGAGGCTTGGAAAACCCGTAGAATTTACATCAAGGTGAAGACGGAAGCATTTGGCAGCCACggatatttttctttgcttgtgtCATCTTGAGGCACCAGACCACAGCTTGGACTCAGCTCCTTTCTGCCTTCAGCGACTGCCCCTGGGAAGTAGCGCGACACAGTTTTCAAGTTCTAAAGATCGATTCACTCACACAAGGGATTTATTGTGTCTACCCCATGGCCAGCCTGGGCATCCGATGGTGAACGAGGAAGTCGCAGTGTCTGCCTCGCGGTAGACGTGCTGTGATGGGGAAAGTACAGACTGTCCCAGGAGTGTGTAAGATGGGCACACACACCCGTCGGGAGAAAGAGAAGGCCTTGCAGAGAAAACATCTAAACTGAGATCTAAAGGCCAGGAGAAGTTGGGACGATTcaaacagggaaaggaagggaaaggccCGAAGTCAGAGTATGGCACGTCCGAGAAGCTGAAAAAAGTTAGGTGTCGTCTACTTAGGCCAAGTTATGCCGCAGTAACAAGTGACCCCAAGTCTCCACGGTGCTGGACAGCGATAGAGCAGCAGTTTGTTTCCCACTCCCACTGTGATGTGGAGAGAAGACTGGGAGGGATGAGACTGCGGGAGGAAGCGAGGCTGCAATTCAGACTGGAGAAGACGGAGGCCTGGGCTCAGGCAGTGGCCACGGGGGCACAGAACAGTGGATGGGGTCACGGTGCCTAGAGGGGCTGCCCTGCTGGCCCAGCGGTCAAGACTCCgcgctcccaacacaggggccggttcctgggttccattcctggctggggagctaagactctgcagg containing:
- the DDX59 gene encoding probable ATP-dependent RNA helicase DDX59 isoform X1 — encoded protein: MFVPRSLKIKRNANDDSGSYVAKKVKPEAEDRGLDASGDGLADASGTKGAAAAAHQGAQPRPIPGPTGPVSEGTLPDSEPGTQAGDLPEEPVKSFSKTQRQAEPGEPVCVVCGRYGEYVCDETDEDVCSLECKAKHLLQVRGAEAASQPSRPQKAGSEPAAPGPAPYVYTEHAFVAHLREDQIETLRRQLGITVRGRGVPRPIVDFEHCGFPEALNRNLKASGYEVPTPIQMQMIPVGLLGRDVLASADTGSGKTAAFLLPVIVRALSQSKSPSGLVLTPTRELAIQIERQAKELMSGLPCLRTALLVGGLPVPPQRHRLRQRIQVIIATPGRLLDIIKQRSVELGSIKIVVVDEADTMLKMGFQQQVLDVLEQLPHDCQTILASATIPASVEQLASQLLRDPVAITAGERNRPCPSVRQIVLWVEEPAKKKKLFEILNDKKLFKPPVLVFVDCKLGADLLSEAVQKVTGLQSASVHSDKTQTERKSTLEGLLEGDYDVVVSTGVLGRGLDLVSVKLVVNFDMPSSMDEYVHQIGRVGRLGQHGTAITFINNNSKRLFWDIAKRVKPTGSLLPPQLLNSPYLHDQRRKEQQKDRQTQSDLVTGANLMDIIRKHDRSSAQK
- the DDX59 gene encoding probable ATP-dependent RNA helicase DDX59 isoform X2; its protein translation is MFVPRSLKIKRNANDDSGSYVAKKVKPEAEDRGLDASGDGLADASGTKGAAAAAHQGAQPRPIPGPTGPVSEGTLPDSEPGTQAGDLPEEPVKSFSKTQRQAEPGEPVCVVCGRYGEYVCDETDEDVCSLECKAKHLLQVRGAEAASQPSRPQKAGSEPAAPGPAPYVYTEHAFVAHLREDQIETLRRQLGITVRGRGVPRPIVDFEHCGFPEALNRNLKASGYEVPTPIQMQMIPVGLLGRDVLASADTGSGKTAAFLLPVIVRALSQSKSPSGLVLTPTRELAIQIERQAKELMSGLPCLRTALLVGGLPVPPQRHRLRQRIQVIIATPGRLLDIIKQRSVELGSIKIVVVDEADTMLKMGFQQQVLDVLEQLPHDCQTILASATIPASVEQLASQLLRDPVAITAGERNRPCPSVRQIVLWVEEPAKKKKLFEILNDKKLFKPPVLVFVDCKLGADLLSEAVQKVTGLQSASVHSDKTQTERKSTLEGLLEGDYDVVVSTGVLGRGLDLVSVKLVVNFDMPSSMDEYVHQVPHMSDITRCWFSSDPPHLV